The DNA window TCGCATGAAAACCGTTCTCTTTGCCTGCACCCATAACGCCGGTCGATCTCAAATGGCGGCCTCGATCTTCAACTCGATTGTGCAACCGGGCGCGGCCCGAGCGATCTCCGCAGGCACCGAGCCGGCAGTGAGCGTCCATCCGGAAGTCCTCATGGCGATGAAGGAGCTCGGTATCGACCTGTCCGGAGCTCGCCCCCAGCTCCTTACAGAAGAC is part of the Vicinamibacteria bacterium genome and encodes:
- a CDS encoding arsenate reductase ArsC, producing MKTVLFACTHNAGRSQMAASIFNSIVQPGAARAISAGTEPAVSVHPEVLMAMKELGIDLSGARPQLLTEDLAASAQFLITMGCGEKCPVVPGIEREDWELLDPKGRPLEQVRAIRDDIRKLVERLIATHGWGRATPGTG